From the Paenibacillus sp. FSL H8-0548 genome, one window contains:
- a CDS encoding DNA-directed RNA polymerase subunit beta yields the protein MSMADERIDREAIGFGSQADEVGPEKKKRASRAKTDGGSKKKRRPKGVKVLLWFLRKSIVPLIMLIMLAAGLYIGYVVVGKQPEEDVFQWATWRHLYDLIFAEA from the coding sequence ATGAGTATGGCCGATGAACGAATCGACCGTGAAGCAATTGGATTCGGGAGTCAAGCGGATGAGGTAGGCCCCGAGAAGAAAAAGCGCGCTAGTCGTGCAAAGACTGACGGAGGCTCCAAGAAGAAGCGGCGGCCCAAAGGGGTGAAGGTGCTTCTTTGGTTTTTGCGAAAGAGCATCGTACCGCTCATCATGCTAATTATGCTTGCTGCGGGGCTTTATATTGGTTACGTTGTTGTGGGCAAGCAGCCGGAGGAAGACGTCTTCCAGTGGGCCACATGGCGGCATCTATATGACCTGATCTTTGCAGAAGCATGA
- a CDS encoding flagellar hook-basal body protein: MNSSMINAMVSMNGLQQKLDMLADNIANINTVGYKRKEATFEDLLTNLRSQPEAFDQPGRLTPMDFNQGWGSRMTAIQPNLSQGPLQGTDKDTDIAIEGNALFEVEVDGAGTRAYTRNGAFQLTLGANGDTILATEDGYPVVANVRNADTGAVIEGNIVLPQGYSLRVNTDGTVLGVSSNRTIELGSIKLLHASRPAALTAVSDNLFVIANGINTGDVVQQIVPDSDNLISLRQGSLEQSNVQLTDEMTELINVQRAYQLAARALSSSDTMMSLTNGLRA, translated from the coding sequence ATGAACAGCTCGATGATTAATGCTATGGTATCCATGAACGGCCTTCAGCAGAAGCTGGATATGCTCGCGGATAATATTGCTAATATCAATACGGTAGGGTACAAACGCAAGGAAGCAACCTTCGAGGATCTTCTTACTAATCTGAGAAGCCAGCCTGAGGCATTCGATCAGCCAGGCCGGCTTACACCTATGGACTTTAATCAAGGCTGGGGCTCAAGAATGACAGCTATTCAACCCAATCTATCACAAGGCCCGCTGCAAGGCACAGATAAAGATACGGATATTGCCATTGAAGGAAATGCCCTTTTCGAGGTTGAGGTAGATGGTGCCGGTACTCGTGCTTACACGCGCAATGGCGCGTTTCAGTTGACGCTCGGCGCAAACGGTGATACGATTTTGGCAACGGAAGATGGCTATCCGGTTGTCGCTAACGTTAGAAATGCTGATACAGGAGCTGTAATTGAGGGTAATATTGTATTGCCTCAAGGATATAGTTTACGAGTGAATACGGACGGAACGGTTCTTGGTGTTTCCTCGAATCGCACGATTGAGCTTGGAAGCATCAAGCTGCTGCACGCCTCACGCCCAGCGGCATTGACTGCGGTTTCTGATAACCTATTTGTTATTGCGAACGGAATTAATACAGGCGATGTGGTACAGCAAATTGTACCAGATTCAGATAATCTCATTTCATTGCGCCAAGGCTCCTTGGAGCAATCGAATGTCCAGTTGACAGATGAGATGACTGAGCTTATTAATGTGCAGCGAGCTTATCAATTGGCAGCTAGAGCGTTATCGTCAAGTGATACGATGATGAGCCTAACGAACGGTCTGCGCGCATAA
- a CDS encoding flagellar hook-basal body protein encodes MLRGLYTAASGMISQQRRHDTVTNNISNINTPGYKQSNAVTRSFPEVMLSLTGAGKENFTQIGKLTNGVFAEESLSIHLQGDLTQTNHSSDFALVSNIEVNGLAFDASGKNVSDDGEITFQPQAFFTIQDQNGEVRYTRSGKFTLTEEGFLMGSDGTHVLGTNGQPIQMPAGVGLDSLILTDNQRFIDANGQDVGVQLLISRIDNPNLLVREGNGSFRFSGDEREVVAIAPNERIEVRQGYVERSNVDAAQAAVDLMSALRAYEANQKVIQFYDQSLSKAVNDVGRI; translated from the coding sequence ATGTTAAGAGGTTTATATACCGCAGCTTCGGGCATGATTTCTCAGCAGCGCCGACATGATACGGTAACTAATAATATTTCAAATATAAATACGCCAGGCTATAAACAGAGCAATGCGGTTACCCGCTCTTTCCCTGAGGTTATGCTTTCTTTGACGGGAGCGGGCAAAGAGAATTTCACTCAGATCGGCAAATTAACGAATGGCGTGTTTGCAGAAGAAAGCTTATCTATTCATCTGCAAGGCGACTTGACACAGACGAATCATTCGTCTGATTTTGCTTTGGTCTCCAACATTGAAGTGAATGGTTTAGCTTTTGATGCATCCGGCAAAAATGTTAGCGATGATGGTGAAATTACGTTCCAGCCGCAAGCCTTTTTTACAATACAGGATCAAAATGGCGAGGTTCGGTATACCAGAAGCGGGAAGTTTACGTTGACTGAGGAAGGCTTCCTTATGGGCAGTGATGGCACGCACGTATTAGGCACGAATGGTCAGCCTATTCAAATGCCGGCTGGCGTTGGACTTGATAGTCTGATATTGACAGACAACCAGCGCTTCATTGATGCAAATGGACAGGATGTAGGCGTACAACTGCTCATTAGTCGAATTGATAACCCGAATCTTCTTGTGCGTGAAGGGAACGGAAGCTTTCGTTTTTCAGGGGATGAGCGCGAAGTCGTAGCTATCGCTCCAAATGAGCGGATCGAGGTAAGACAGGGCTATGTGGAACGATCGAATGTTGATGCTGCCCAAGCGGCTGTTGATCTGATGTCCGCACTCCGCGCTTATGAAGCGAATCAAAAGGTGATCCAGTTTTATGATCAAAGCTTAAGCAAGGCAGTTAATGACGTCGGTCGCATATAA
- a CDS encoding rod shape-determining protein produces MLSKDIGIDLGTANVSIHVKGKGVVLDEPSVVAIESDTKRVLAVGEEAHRMVGRTPGNIIAIRPLRDGVIADFEITEIMLKAFIDRVEGRKWFSRPRILICAPTNITSVEQKAIREAAERSGAKEVFLEDEPKAAAIGAGMDIFQPSGNMVVDIGGGTTDVAVLSMGDVVTASSIKVAGDKFDDAIMKFIKNKYKLLIGERTSEDIKIKIGTVLGNGQQKEMDIRGRDMVTGLPLTLTIRSGEIREALWDPIMSIVSAAKSVLERTPPELSADIIDRGVILTGGGALLDGLDSLLADELKVPVLIADNPMHCVVKGTGILLDNLDKLGKK; encoded by the coding sequence ATGTTGAGCAAGGATATCGGGATAGATCTTGGTACAGCAAATGTTTCCATTCATGTAAAAGGAAAAGGCGTTGTGCTTGATGAACCGTCAGTTGTAGCGATTGAAAGCGATACGAAGCGCGTGCTTGCGGTTGGCGAAGAAGCGCATCGCATGGTGGGACGAACGCCTGGCAATATTATAGCGATTCGCCCGCTGCGCGATGGTGTCATTGCTGATTTTGAAATTACAGAAATTATGTTAAAAGCATTTATTGACCGTGTCGAGGGACGGAAATGGTTTAGCCGTCCCCGTATTCTTATTTGCGCACCTACGAACATCACATCCGTGGAGCAGAAAGCTATTCGTGAGGCCGCTGAGCGCAGCGGTGCTAAGGAAGTTTTTCTTGAGGATGAGCCGAAGGCTGCCGCAATCGGGGCTGGAATGGATATTTTCCAGCCCAGCGGCAATATGGTCGTAGATATTGGTGGAGGCACAACAGACGTAGCCGTTCTTTCTATGGGCGACGTTGTTACGGCCTCTTCTATTAAGGTTGCAGGCGATAAATTTGATGATGCTATCATGAAATTTATCAAAAACAAATACAAGCTTCTAATCGGTGAAAGAACGAGTGAGGATATAAAAATCAAGATCGGTACCGTTCTCGGGAACGGCCAGCAGAAAGAGATGGACATCCGTGGGCGTGACATGGTAACTGGGCTGCCTCTAACGCTGACGATTCGTTCTGGAGAAATACGCGAGGCGCTATGGGATCCGATTATGTCCATCGTCTCTGCTGCTAAGTCGGTGCTGGAGCGTACACCGCCGGAGCTTTCGGCGGATATCATTGACCGCGGTGTTATTCTGACAGGCGGGGGAGCTTTGCTAGACGGTCTTGATTCGCTTCTCGCTGATGAGCTTAAGGTACCTGTGCTTATAGCAGACAATCCTATGCACTGCGTGGTTAAAGGCACAGGCATCCTTCTTGATAACTTGGACAAGCTTGGGAAAAAGTAA
- the spoIIID gene encoding sporulation transcriptional regulator SpoIIID, protein MHDYIKERTIKIGRCIVETKHTVRTIAKEFGVSKSTVHKDLTERLPEINPDLADQVKNILEYHKSIRHLRGGEATKIKYKKTSTKKREVQAAGKL, encoded by the coding sequence GTGCACGATTACATCAAGGAACGAACCATTAAGATAGGCCGCTGTATCGTGGAGACAAAACATACGGTGCGAACGATTGCCAAAGAGTTCGGTGTATCCAAAAGCACGGTGCACAAGGACTTGACTGAGCGGCTTCCTGAAATAAACCCTGATTTGGCTGATCAGGTTAAGAACATTCTCGAATACCACAAATCGATTCGTCACCTGAGGGGAGGAGAAGCGACCAAGATTAAATACAAGAAAACGAGCACGAAAAAGCGTGAAGTGCAGGCAGCAGGCAAGCTATGA
- a CDS encoding M23 family metallopeptidase: protein MNDQNKPKQKPEETPKTVLGGTSAAKSSSGWKNLFAKRWVSPAIFMAAAAIIVTLMWIYQGADQNTPTTGKVDPTEVSQEGNIAAEGEEVDAAEIVVGDELMQWPLVNKAAMQVLLPFYDDKATDAEREAAVVQTGNTFSPHMGIDFIDPDGNTFDVLAALSGKVTYVEKHPTNGNVIEITHAGDLVTVYQSVTEVAVEEGDDVTQGTVIAKAGRNDLERDLGIHLHYETRNNGKAVNPNDLIVE from the coding sequence ATGAATGATCAAAACAAACCGAAGCAAAAACCAGAAGAAACTCCCAAAACTGTTCTGGGAGGAACGTCTGCCGCCAAATCTAGCAGTGGATGGAAGAACCTTTTTGCAAAGCGATGGGTATCTCCAGCAATCTTCATGGCCGCGGCAGCAATTATCGTAACCTTAATGTGGATCTATCAGGGGGCGGATCAGAATACTCCAACAACAGGAAAAGTCGATCCTACTGAAGTTTCACAAGAAGGTAATATTGCAGCTGAAGGCGAAGAAGTTGATGCAGCAGAGATTGTTGTTGGTGATGAGTTGATGCAGTGGCCGCTCGTTAACAAAGCCGCAATGCAGGTGCTGCTTCCATTCTACGATGATAAAGCGACTGATGCAGAACGGGAAGCGGCAGTAGTTCAAACTGGAAATACCTTCTCGCCGCATATGGGTATCGATTTTATTGACCCGGATGGAAACACCTTCGACGTGCTTGCTGCGCTATCGGGCAAAGTAACCTATGTTGAGAAGCATCCGACCAATGGCAATGTCATCGAAATTACGCATGCTGGTGACCTTGTGACCGTGTATCAAAGCGTAACGGAGGTTGCGGTTGAAGAAGGCGACGATGTCACGCAAGGTACCGTCATTGCCAAAGCAGGCCGCAATGATCTTGAACGCGATTTGGGCATCCACCTTCATTATGAAACACGCAATAACGGCAAGGCGGTTAATCCAAACGATCTGATCGTGGAGTAG
- the spoIID gene encoding stage II sporulation protein D, translated as MKRGIGKFSIVSMLHNLRTSRWMAWFAVGAMLGASMLLVRLSLNELQHVQARSDTVSAPLVKDSAEGGRSNTQKSNAQQSSRPSSDQETLTEKPTIVDQLLVRVYVTEEKRVESVPLETYVRGVVAAEMPVSFELEALKAQAIAARTYIIRRIVQGNDVGMPVKDADVTDTTEHQVYISVQGLAVKWDGNEQKSNMNKLDEAIAQTRGKIITYKGEPIEAVFFSTSNGYTENSEDYWLQEIPYLRSVESPWDKSISPRYKETVKLSLNEFYSKLGVASKGSAKSSIRIVEKTEGNRISKMMIAGTSFTGREVREKLSLASSQFTWSIKGNTISITTYGYGHGVGMSQWGANGMAQSGASAEEILSHYYSSVQVEQASKLSKQIASRS; from the coding sequence ATGAAAAGAGGGATAGGGAAGTTTTCAATAGTTTCTATGCTTCATAATCTCAGGACAAGCCGCTGGATGGCATGGTTTGCTGTTGGTGCTATGCTGGGTGCGTCAATGCTGCTAGTGAGGCTTTCGCTGAACGAGCTTCAGCATGTACAGGCTCGCTCCGATACGGTGTCTGCGCCTTTGGTGAAGGACAGCGCCGAAGGGGGGCGGTCTAACACTCAGAAGTCTAATGCGCAGCAGAGCTCAAGGCCGAGCTCCGATCAAGAAACGCTAACGGAAAAACCGACTATAGTTGATCAGCTTCTCGTACGTGTTTATGTGACAGAGGAAAAGCGTGTGGAGAGCGTGCCGCTAGAAACCTATGTTCGAGGTGTGGTAGCAGCGGAAATGCCAGTCAGCTTCGAGCTGGAGGCACTTAAGGCGCAGGCGATTGCGGCGCGTACTTATATCATTCGAAGAATCGTTCAAGGCAATGATGTTGGGATGCCTGTTAAAGATGCAGATGTGACGGATACCACCGAGCATCAGGTTTATATTTCGGTACAAGGGCTTGCCGTCAAATGGGATGGCAATGAACAGAAGTCGAATATGAACAAGCTGGATGAAGCGATCGCACAGACGAGAGGGAAGATCATTACGTATAAGGGTGAACCGATTGAGGCTGTCTTCTTCTCAACAAGCAATGGGTATACGGAAAACTCAGAGGATTATTGGCTGCAGGAGATTCCTTATTTGCGCAGTGTAGAGAGTCCATGGGATAAGTCTATCTCGCCAAGATATAAAGAGACCGTGAAGCTGTCTCTTAATGAGTTCTATAGCAAGCTTGGAGTTGCGAGTAAAGGATCTGCCAAATCATCGATTCGCATCGTAGAGAAAACAGAAGGCAATCGCATTAGTAAAATGATGATAGCAGGAACGAGCTTCACAGGGAGAGAGGTAAGAGAAAAGCTGAGTCTAGCTTCCTCTCAATTCACATGGAGCATCAAGGGGAACACGATTTCGATTACAACCTACGGTTACGGTCATGGTGTCGGGATGAGCCAATGGGGCGCCAATGGGATGGCTCAGTCAGGGGCTAGCGCGGAGGAAATATTGTCCCATTATTATTCTAGCGTTCAGGTAGAGCAAGCTTCAAAGCTTTCAAAACAGATCGCTAGCCGCTCATAA
- a CDS encoding ABC transporter permease, whose amino-acid sequence MKLTQGLKMAVKSVLSNKLRTVLSMLGILIGVATVIALVAMGKASSNEVAKQVSSLGSPNSLSVTIVGRGTVTTLSVDEANELGEIANVAGVAPVTSTTGYAKYGKTQVSVTVEGITTAYEDVKAFPVQDGRYIASPDIHNNTKVALLGVATAADLFEDEGVDPAAAVGKKITINGYMFTIVGLLESQGSSLTGSNDEKILIPVSTAQKIFQTSGVSTINLIVSDTKLMASTVTAVEAVLYEKFRGNENSYRVLNQEEAMKTLNSVNETMNRQLIYVAIISLIVGGIGIMNIMLVSVTERTREIGIRKSLGAKKRDILFQFLVEAVCISGLGGALGIGLGYAASFIIGMVMQTETEVPIDTVMLAFAFSAFVGVVFGYLPANKAAGLRPVDALRHD is encoded by the coding sequence GAACTGTTCTATCTATGCTCGGCATTTTGATTGGTGTTGCAACGGTAATTGCACTTGTAGCTATGGGTAAGGCATCCTCTAACGAAGTAGCCAAGCAGGTCTCGTCTCTAGGGAGCCCGAATTCGCTGTCGGTTACCATAGTGGGACGCGGAACAGTAACGACGCTTTCTGTGGACGAAGCTAATGAGCTTGGTGAGATTGCGAATGTAGCAGGAGTAGCTCCGGTGACGAGCACGACGGGCTATGCGAAATACGGAAAAACGCAAGTATCGGTCACCGTAGAAGGAATTACGACTGCATATGAAGATGTGAAGGCATTTCCCGTGCAAGATGGAAGATATATCGCTTCTCCAGATATTCATAACAATACGAAGGTTGCGCTCCTCGGGGTGGCTACCGCAGCAGATCTGTTTGAGGATGAAGGCGTTGATCCTGCTGCCGCGGTGGGCAAGAAGATAACGATTAACGGTTATATGTTCACCATAGTCGGATTGCTTGAATCGCAAGGCAGCTCTCTCACGGGATCAAATGATGAGAAAATATTAATTCCGGTCTCGACAGCTCAAAAAATATTTCAAACGAGCGGCGTTTCTACTATTAACTTGATTGTATCGGACACAAAGCTGATGGCTTCTACCGTTACAGCGGTTGAAGCGGTTCTCTATGAGAAATTTCGCGGCAATGAAAACTCTTACCGTGTGCTTAATCAAGAGGAAGCTATGAAGACATTGAATTCAGTTAATGAAACGATGAACAGACAGCTAATCTATGTGGCGATTATTTCTCTTATTGTAGGTGGGATAGGCATTATGAATATTATGCTTGTATCGGTTACGGAACGCACCCGCGAGATTGGGATTCGCAAATCATTAGGTGCCAAGAAGCGGGACATTCTGTTTCAGTTTTTAGTAGAGGCGGTTTGCATCAGCGGTTTGGGAGGCGCACTTGGAATCGGACTTGGTTACGCCGCCTCGTTTATTATTGGTATGGTTATGCAAACGGAAACCGAGGTTCCAATAGATACGGTTATGCTGGCCTTTGCATTCTCTGCTTTTGTTGGTGTTGTGTTCGGTTATTTGCCTGCGAATAAAGCAGCTGGTCTGCGTCCTGTTGACGCTCTTCGCCACGATTAG